A window of the Dyadobacter pollutisoli genome harbors these coding sequences:
- the rpoC gene encoding DNA-directed RNA polymerase subunit beta' — translation MSFKKNKKLNSDFSRMTISLASPESILESSFGEVTQPETINYRTYKPEMGGLFCERIFGPVKDWECHCGKYKRIRYKGIICDRCGVEVTEKKVRRERMGHIELVVPVAHIWYFRSLPNKIGYLLGLSTKKLDQIIYYERYAVVQPGIKEEDGVSYLDFLTEDEYLDIIDKLPRENQMLPDTDPNKFIAKMGADALEMLLNRIKLDELSYELRHQAATDTSQQRKAEALKRLKVVEAFRDANTRIENRPEWMVIKMVPVIPPELRPLVPLDGGRFATSDLNDLYRRVIIRNNRLKRLIEIKAPEVILRNEKRMLQEAVDSLFDNSRKVNAVRSEGNRALKSLSDMLKGKQGRFRQNLLGKRVDYSGRSVIVVGPELKLHECGLPKDMAAELFKPFIIRKLIERGIVKTVKSAKKIVDRKDPVIWDILENVLKGHPVLLNRAPTLHRLGIQAFQPKLIEGKAIQLHPLVCTAFNADFDGDQMAVHVPLGQEAVLEASMLMLSSHNILNPANGAPITVPSQDMVLGLYYVTKGRVSTPEYPIIGEGMIFYGPDEVIIAINEGKVSKHANIKCRLRVRNDDGTFEIKLVDTVAGRILFNQAVPAEVGYINELLTKKKLQQIIGLVFKLAGVARTAQFLDEIKELGFQMAFKGGLSMGLNDVMVPDEKVKLIEQAKLDVENVWSNYLMGLITENERYNQVIDIWTRVNSRITETLMKQLETDQGGFNSIYMMMHSGARGSREQIRQLGGMRGLMAKPQKNIAGGAGEIIENPILSNFKEGLDVLEYFISTHGARKGLADTALKTADAGYLTRRLHDVAQDVVVVEEDCGSLRGIAISALKDNEDIVEPLSERILGRVSVHDVFDPLSNEMILASGQEITEEIASYIDETSIETVEIRSVLTCETRNGVCAKCYGRSLASAHMVNIGEAVGVIASQSIGEPGTQLTLRTFHVGGTASNISVEANIKAKFDGVIGFEDLRLVQSVNSEGDEVTVVMGRSGEVKITNPETGQLLISNNVPYGAHLLVKDGEKVLKGQELCTWDPYHAVILSEFTGTVSFDAIEEGITYREEFDEQTGFQESVIIETRDKTKNPALVVKGKSTLLKDQTEKGYNLPVGARLVVKNGTAIKAGQPLAKIPRVVGKTRDITGGLPRVTELFEARNPSNPATVSEIDGVVSYGGVKRGNREIHIESRDGTQRRYMVALSKHILVQDGDFVRAGDPLSDGAITPADILSIKGPTAVQEYLVNEIQEVYRLQGVKINDKHIECIVRQMMQKVEILDAGDTNFLEMQPVDRVVFREENDKILDMKVVEDAGSSETLKPGMIISVRRLRDENSSLKRRDLKLVTARDAQAAVAKPTLMGITQASLGTESFVSAASFQETTKVLSEAAVRGKRDELKGLKENVIVGHLIPAGTGMRQYESLIVGSKEEYDALTDSREKQSRKKKELV, via the coding sequence ATGTCTTTCAAAAAGAACAAAAAACTTAATAGTGATTTTTCCAGAATGACCATCAGTCTGGCTTCACCTGAGTCTATCCTTGAGAGCTCATTCGGTGAAGTAACCCAGCCTGAAACCATCAACTACCGTACTTACAAGCCGGAAATGGGTGGGTTATTCTGCGAACGTATTTTTGGGCCTGTAAAGGACTGGGAATGTCACTGTGGGAAATACAAACGTATTCGTTATAAAGGTATCATCTGCGACCGTTGCGGTGTAGAGGTTACTGAGAAAAAGGTACGTCGTGAGCGTATGGGACACATTGAATTGGTGGTTCCTGTTGCACACATCTGGTACTTCCGCAGCTTGCCGAACAAAATCGGTTACCTGCTTGGATTGTCTACCAAAAAATTGGATCAAATTATCTACTACGAGCGATATGCCGTAGTTCAGCCTGGTATCAAAGAAGAAGATGGCGTCAGCTACCTTGACTTCCTTACTGAGGACGAATACCTGGATATCATTGACAAGCTTCCTCGCGAAAACCAAATGCTTCCCGACACGGATCCAAATAAGTTTATCGCGAAAATGGGTGCTGATGCGCTTGAAATGCTTTTGAACCGGATCAAACTGGATGAGCTTTCATACGAACTTCGTCACCAGGCAGCAACAGACACTTCGCAGCAGCGTAAAGCAGAAGCTTTGAAACGTCTTAAAGTTGTTGAAGCTTTCCGTGATGCAAATACACGTATCGAAAACCGTCCAGAATGGATGGTGATCAAAATGGTTCCGGTTATTCCACCAGAACTTCGTCCGCTTGTACCTCTTGACGGTGGTCGTTTCGCGACTTCCGATTTGAATGACCTTTATCGTCGTGTAATCATCCGGAACAACCGTTTGAAACGTCTGATCGAGATTAAAGCGCCTGAGGTAATCTTGCGTAACGAAAAAAGGATGTTGCAGGAAGCGGTTGACTCGCTTTTCGATAACAGCCGTAAAGTAAACGCGGTACGTTCAGAAGGTAACCGTGCATTGAAGTCACTTTCTGACATGCTGAAAGGTAAGCAAGGACGTTTCCGTCAAAACTTGCTTGGTAAGCGTGTCGATTATTCAGGTCGTTCGGTAATCGTCGTTGGTCCTGAATTGAAACTGCATGAGTGCGGTTTGCCAAAAGATATGGCGGCGGAATTATTCAAGCCGTTCATTATCCGCAAGCTGATCGAGCGTGGAATTGTTAAAACTGTAAAATCAGCTAAGAAAATCGTAGATCGTAAGGATCCTGTGATTTGGGATATCCTGGAAAACGTTTTGAAAGGACACCCTGTTCTTCTAAACCGTGCTCCAACATTGCACCGTTTGGGTATCCAGGCGTTCCAGCCTAAGCTGATCGAAGGAAAAGCGATCCAGTTGCACCCATTGGTTTGTACTGCATTCAACGCTGACTTTGACGGTGACCAGATGGCCGTTCACGTGCCATTGGGTCAGGAAGCCGTTTTGGAAGCTTCGATGTTGATGCTTTCGTCACATAACATTCTTAACCCTGCCAACGGTGCGCCGATCACGGTACCATCACAAGACATGGTTTTGGGTCTGTATTATGTAACCAAAGGCCGTGTAAGCACTCCTGAGTATCCGATTATCGGAGAAGGAATGATTTTCTACGGTCCTGACGAAGTGATCATTGCAATTAACGAAGGCAAAGTTTCAAAACATGCTAACATCAAATGCCGTCTGAGAGTACGGAATGATGATGGTACTTTTGAAATTAAACTGGTCGACACTGTTGCCGGACGTATCCTGTTCAACCAGGCTGTTCCAGCAGAAGTAGGTTATATCAATGAGCTGTTGACCAAGAAAAAATTGCAGCAGATCATTGGTTTGGTATTCAAACTGGCGGGTGTTGCCCGTACAGCTCAATTCCTTGATGAAATCAAAGAACTTGGTTTCCAAATGGCCTTCAAAGGTGGTTTGTCAATGGGATTGAACGACGTAATGGTACCAGACGAAAAAGTGAAACTGATCGAGCAGGCGAAACTGGACGTTGAAAACGTTTGGAGTAACTACTTGATGGGTCTTATCACTGAAAACGAACGTTACAACCAGGTTATCGATATCTGGACACGTGTTAACTCACGTATCACAGAAACTTTGATGAAGCAGTTGGAAACAGATCAGGGTGGATTTAACTCTATCTATATGATGATGCACTCTGGTGCGCGTGGATCACGTGAGCAGATTCGTCAGCTGGGTGGAATGAGGGGTCTGATGGCCAAGCCTCAGAAAAACATCGCGGGTGGTGCAGGTGAAATCATCGAGAACCCGATCCTTTCTAACTTCAAAGAAGGTCTTGACGTTCTTGAATACTTTATCTCAACACACGGTGCTCGTAAAGGTCTTGCCGATACAGCCTTGAAAACAGCGGATGCAGGTTACCTGACCCGTCGTTTGCATGACGTAGCTCAGGATGTTGTAGTTGTGGAAGAGGATTGCGGATCACTTCGTGGTATTGCAATTTCAGCTCTGAAAGACAACGAAGATATCGTTGAACCGTTGTCAGAACGTATTTTGGGTCGTGTAAGCGTTCACGATGTATTTGATCCTCTTTCTAATGAGATGATCTTGGCTTCCGGTCAGGAAATTACGGAGGAAATTGCTTCGTACATTGACGAAACCAGCATTGAAACCGTTGAAATCCGTTCGGTACTGACTTGCGAGACACGTAATGGTGTTTGTGCGAAATGTTACGGACGTTCTCTGGCTTCGGCGCACATGGTTAACATTGGTGAAGCTGTGGGTGTAATTGCATCTCAGTCAATCGGTGAGCCAGGTACGCAGCTTACACTTCGTACATTCCACGTCGGTGGTACTGCTTCCAACATCTCTGTTGAGGCAAACATCAAGGCGAAATTCGATGGTGTAATTGGTTTTGAAGATCTTCGTTTGGTTCAATCTGTTAATTCAGAAGGAGACGAAGTGACGGTAGTAATGGGTCGTTCAGGAGAAGTTAAAATTACAAACCCTGAAACTGGCCAATTGCTGATCTCGAACAACGTACCTTATGGTGCCCACCTTTTGGTAAAAGACGGAGAGAAAGTTCTGAAAGGACAAGAGCTTTGTACCTGGGATCCATATCACGCAGTAATCCTTTCTGAATTCACTGGTACCGTGTCATTCGATGCTATTGAAGAAGGAATTACATACCGTGAAGAATTTGATGAGCAAACTGGTTTCCAGGAATCAGTAATCATTGAAACACGTGATAAAACCAAAAACCCTGCGTTAGTGGTAAAAGGTAAGAGCACGTTGTTGAAAGATCAAACTGAAAAAGGATATAACTTGCCAGTAGGAGCCCGTTTGGTGGTGAAAAATGGTACGGCTATCAAAGCAGGTCAGCCATTGGCGAAAATCCCTCGTGTTGTTGGTAAAACACGCGATATCACGGGAGGTTTGCCACGTGTAACTGAACTTTTCGAAGCTCGTAACCCGTCCAACCCAGCAACGGTTTCTGAAATTGACGGGGTAGTTTCTTACGGAGGTGTGAAACGCGGTAACCGTGAAATTCATATCGAATCAAGAGACGGAACGCAACGTCGTTATATGGTTGCCCTGTCGAAACACATTCTGGTTCAGGATGGGGACTTCGTAAGAGCAGGAGATCCATTGTCTGACGGAGCGATCACACCGGCTGATATCTTGTCTATCAAAGGACCAACTGCTGTTCAGGAGTATCTTGTGAATGAAATTCAGGAAGTATACCGTCTGCAAGGTGTGAAGATCAATGATAAGCACATTGAGTGTATTGTACGCCAGATGATGCAGAAAGTAGAGATTCTCGATGCAGGTGATACCAACTTCCTTGAAATGCAACCGGTTGACCGCGTTGTGTTCCGCGAAGAGAATGACAAGATCCTGGATATGAAAGTGGTAGAAGACGCAGGTAGCTCTGAAACATTGAAACCAGGTATGATCATTTCGGTACGTCGTTTGCGTGATGAAAATTCAAGCTTGAAACGTCGTGACTTGAAACTGGTTACTGCCCGTGATGCTCAGGCTGCGGTTGCGAAACCTACTTTGATGGGTATTACCCAGGCTTCATTAGGTACTGAAAGTTTTGTTTCTGCGGCTTCGTTCCAGGAAACAACCAAAGTATTGAGCGAAGCAGCGGTACGTGGAAAACGCGACGAACTGAAAGGCTTGAAAGAAAACGTGATCGTAGGTCACCTGATCCCAGCTGGAACGGGAATGCGTCAATACGAAAGCCTGATCGTTGGATCAAAAGAAGAATACGATGCATTGACTGACTCACGTGAAAAACAATCACGTAAAAAGAAAGAGTTAGTGTAG
- the rplL gene encoding 50S ribosomal protein L7/L12 yields the protein MADLKAFAEQLVNLTVKEVNELATILKDEYGIEPAAAGAVMVAGPAGGAGADAPVVEEKTSFDVILKAAGASKLAVVKLVKDLTGLGLKEAKELVDGAPKPVKEGVAKDEAEALKKQLEEAGAEVEVK from the coding sequence ATGGCAGATTTGAAAGCTTTCGCAGAACAGCTTGTTAACCTAACGGTTAAAGAAGTGAACGAATTGGCTACAATTCTTAAAGACGAGTACGGTATTGAGCCTGCAGCTGCTGGTGCAGTGATGGTGGCAGGTCCTGCTGGTGGTGCTGGTGCTGACGCTCCTGTAGTTGAAGAGAAAACATCTTTTGATGTTATCTTGAAAGCTGCTGGTGCAAGCAAACTGGCTGTTGTGAAATTGGTTAAAGACCTTACTGGTCTTGGACTGAAAGAAGCAAAAGAACTAGTTGACGGTGCTCCAAAACCTGTTAAAGAAGGAGTTGCGAAAGACGAAGCAGAAGCTTTGAAAAAACAACTTGAAGAAGCAGGTGCAGAAGTTGAAGTGAAGTAA
- a CDS encoding T9SS type A sorting domain-containing protein — MRTIWKWLILFSKKPIITTSYSLDLSKIYRQNSKLFLRIEETNFDRSYYPEGYLTDVTIEFTTGNKQLPANVKFLSDHNQELFGYPTVKAVLTKDNIWLPGTNQGIVKMDQQELTYDLFTRDNTNGLLGLSYGLVMKSDQKQGIHIMTQGAYGSFRVNDIQNEDPKVPVEPFIHYNLITGFDSDAKLLWNYNTIFTKVNGTLNPVKSFPEPQSILQVIPNGNKAWILLSNSYGVSGEVAVLDLNNYNVLETIDYTRNPNIKKNIYQMHVNNAGHLWLRQYDPFTSMGSIALYDGEQWKVFDDTNSPLGRNLSGLALSPAGDAFVLATGLETKVFRCESGNWIQAGTSIPYEYVANDLLVDDKENMWLSGIFGYIRMTNCPPMDPPLFSNIKNVVESGDEVKFRITNCPEGQLWSWTNSEGSVKDSLIQNEGTLTLKLLSNTTFTARCNSKNCATADTTFAVKVNPIVITSLPHASLPEITIFPNPSEDKIVIKSNAAGAKRSFFYITDLKGTMIRSMKIQEKVTEWDIRTLPSGAYILSTDHLGSKLAWKIVKK, encoded by the coding sequence TTGCGAACAATTTGGAAATGGCTAATCCTGTTTTCAAAAAAACCTATCATTACTACGAGCTATTCACTGGATTTATCAAAAATTTACCGTCAAAATAGCAAGCTATTCCTTCGGATAGAGGAAACTAATTTTGATCGTTCTTACTACCCGGAAGGTTACCTGACCGATGTGACCATTGAATTCACGACTGGAAATAAACAGTTACCTGCTAATGTCAAGTTTTTGAGCGATCACAACCAGGAATTGTTTGGGTATCCCACTGTGAAAGCGGTCCTCACCAAAGACAACATATGGCTACCTGGGACCAACCAAGGGATTGTAAAAATGGACCAGCAGGAATTAACATATGACCTTTTCACCCGCGACAATACCAATGGTCTCCTCGGGTTGAGTTATGGGCTGGTCATGAAGAGTGATCAAAAGCAGGGTATCCACATTATGACACAAGGTGCCTATGGGTCATTCCGCGTCAATGACATTCAAAATGAAGATCCGAAGGTTCCCGTCGAGCCTTTTATTCATTATAATCTCATCACTGGTTTTGATTCCGACGCCAAACTTCTCTGGAATTATAATACCATTTTCACGAAAGTTAATGGTACCCTGAACCCTGTCAAAAGCTTCCCGGAACCCCAGTCGATTTTGCAGGTAATCCCTAATGGCAACAAGGCCTGGATTCTGCTTAGTAACTCCTATGGTGTATCGGGCGAGGTTGCTGTGCTTGACCTGAACAATTACAATGTTCTGGAAACCATTGACTATACCCGAAATCCGAATATTAAAAAGAACATTTATCAGATGCATGTAAACAATGCCGGGCACTTGTGGTTGCGACAGTACGATCCGTTCACTTCAATGGGGTCCATTGCGTTGTATGACGGGGAGCAATGGAAGGTTTTTGATGATACCAATTCACCATTAGGCCGTAATCTTTCCGGTTTGGCGCTCTCGCCTGCGGGTGACGCTTTTGTGCTTGCGACGGGACTTGAAACGAAAGTTTTCAGATGCGAATCCGGAAACTGGATTCAGGCAGGTACCTCCATTCCTTATGAGTACGTGGCAAATGATCTGCTGGTTGACGACAAAGAAAATATGTGGCTCAGCGGAATTTTCGGGTATATACGTATGACCAATTGTCCGCCAATGGACCCGCCTTTATTCAGCAACATTAAAAATGTGGTGGAGTCTGGTGACGAAGTGAAATTCCGAATAACCAATTGTCCGGAAGGCCAGTTGTGGTCATGGACGAACTCAGAAGGTTCGGTGAAAGATTCGCTGATACAAAATGAAGGGACATTGACATTGAAACTGCTTTCCAACACGACTTTTACGGCTCGTTGCAACAGTAAAAACTGCGCTACTGCCGACACAACATTTGCAGTCAAAGTCAATCCAATTGTAATCACCAGTCTACCTCATGCCAGCTTGCCAGAGATCACTATTTTCCCAAATCCCAGCGAGGATAAAATTGTGATCAAAAGCAATGCAGCCGGTGCAAAACGCAGCTTCTTCTACATTACTGATTTAAAAGGAACAATGATCCGTTCCATGAAAATTCAGGAGAAAGTTACCGAATGGGATATCCGTACGCTTCCATCCGGTGCATACATTCTCTCGACGGATCATTTAGGAAGCAAACTCGCCTGGAAGATCGTCAAGAAGTAA
- a CDS encoding DUF3467 domain-containing protein has translation MEDNSKENEQQINVELSEEMAEGVYSNLAMIAHSNSEFILDFIRLMPGVPRAKVKARIIITPEHAKRLIAALTDNIQKYEDQYGLIQSSQDNEPTFNFPISFGGPGGEA, from the coding sequence ATGGAAGATAACAGTAAAGAAAACGAGCAACAGATTAACGTAGAATTATCCGAAGAAATGGCGGAAGGTGTTTACTCTAATCTGGCTATGATAGCGCATTCAAACAGTGAATTTATATTGGATTTTATCCGATTGATGCCGGGTGTACCGCGCGCAAAAGTAAAGGCCCGCATCATTATCACACCGGAGCATGCAAAACGTCTGATCGCAGCTTTGACAGATAATATCCAGAAATACGAAGACCAGTACGGCCTCATTCAAAGCTCACAGGATAATGAGCCAACTTTCAATTTTCCCATCAGTTTCGGAGGACCCGGCGGAGAAGCATAG
- the rpoB gene encoding DNA-directed RNA polymerase subunit beta: MATIKATPRKNFSRINQIIDYPDLLGIQVQSFRDFFSLDTSVEDRSGEGLYKVFAENFPIADSRDNFVLEFIDYLLEPPKYSVDESIDRGLTYAVPLKAKLRLICNDADHEEFETIEQEVFLGNIPYMTERGSFVINGAERVIVSQLHRSPGVFFSMSKHTNGSKLYSARIIPFKGSWIEFSTDVNNVMYAYIDRKKKFPVTTLLRAIGFGSDKDILDLFGLSEEISATPTNLKKAVGRRLAARVLRTWTEDFVDEDTGEVVSIQRNEVLLERDSTISAEDIEVIVESGQKSVILHKEDMNVADYNIIYNTLQKDSSNSDKEAVEQIYRQLRNAEAPDEQTARDVIQSLFFSDKRYDLGDVGRYRINKKLGSDTSLDVRVLTTGDIVSIVKYLIGLINAKAVVDDIDHLSNRRVRTVGEQLYAQFGVGLARMARTIKERMNVRDNEDFKPVDLINARTLSSVINSFFGTNQLSQFMDQTNPLAEITHKRRMSALGPGGLSRERAGFEVRDVHYTHYGRLCTIETPEGPNIGLISSLCVFAKVNGMGFIETPYRVIDGAGKLTNELIYMTAEEEDSKYIAQANASVDDKGNFTVEKIKTRFEGDFPMVDPSQASFMDVAANQIVSVAASLIPFLEHDDANRALMGSNMQRQGVPLLRPQAPIVGTGLEKRVAMDSRALVVAEGDGVIEFVDAKKIVVKYDRTDDERLVSFIEDSVSYDLVKFRRTNQDTCLNLQPMVLKGQKVKKGEALCQGYGTEGGELALGRNLLVAFMPWQGYNFEDAIVISEKVVRDDIFTSIHIEEFELEVRDTKRGEEELTAEIPNVSEETVKNLDENGIVQVGTEVKEGDILIGKITPKGESDPTPEEKLLRAIFGDKAGDVKDASKKAPPSMKGVVIDTKLFSRPTKEERAKHKDELRLLMKKYSRELTALRGRIIDKLVALVDGKTSQGVKHKFGDELISKGMKFNVRNISENLFPANNPYRDESQYAVVEEVNLIGDVLTDSWTEDSETNSQVSLVLKNYLNARSELMGRFKRDRFALEVGDELPAGIVKLAKVYIAKKRKLKVGDKMAGRHGNKGVVARIVRDEDMPFLEDGTPMDIVLNPLGVPSRMNIGQIYETILAWAGLKLGRRYATPIFDGATEAEVAAELKEAGLPDWGRTYLYNGLSGDRFDQPITVGLMYMMKLGHLVDDKMHARSIGPYSLITQQPLGGKAQFGGQRFGEMEVWALEAFGASHILQEILTVKSDDVVGRAKAYEAIVKGENLPKPNIPESFNVLVHELRGLALEITLD, from the coding sequence TTGGCTACAATTAAAGCAACACCTAGAAAAAATTTCTCAAGGATTAATCAGATCATCGATTATCCGGATCTTTTAGGAATCCAGGTACAATCGTTCCGTGATTTCTTCAGTCTGGATACTTCTGTGGAAGATCGTTCAGGAGAAGGTTTGTACAAAGTTTTCGCTGAAAACTTTCCAATTGCTGATTCGCGCGACAATTTCGTGTTGGAGTTCATTGATTATCTTCTTGAACCACCGAAATATTCAGTCGATGAATCCATTGATCGTGGTCTGACTTACGCAGTACCATTGAAAGCAAAATTGCGGTTGATCTGTAATGATGCTGATCATGAAGAATTTGAAACCATTGAGCAGGAAGTGTTCTTAGGAAATATTCCTTACATGACTGAGCGTGGTTCATTTGTAATCAATGGTGCAGAGCGCGTAATCGTTTCGCAATTGCACCGTTCACCAGGTGTGTTCTTCTCTATGAGCAAGCACACAAACGGTTCTAAGCTGTATTCTGCACGTATTATTCCATTCAAAGGTTCGTGGATTGAATTCTCGACCGATGTGAATAACGTCATGTATGCGTACATCGACCGTAAGAAGAAATTCCCGGTAACAACGCTGTTGAGAGCGATTGGATTTGGTTCTGATAAAGACATTCTTGATCTGTTCGGTTTGTCAGAAGAAATCAGTGCTACTCCTACAAACCTTAAAAAGGCAGTAGGCCGTCGCTTGGCAGCAAGGGTTCTTCGTACCTGGACAGAAGATTTCGTAGATGAAGATACTGGGGAGGTTGTTTCGATTCAGCGTAATGAAGTGTTGTTGGAGCGTGATTCAACAATCTCTGCTGAGGATATCGAAGTGATCGTGGAGTCAGGACAGAAATCTGTTATTCTGCACAAAGAGGACATGAATGTTGCGGATTATAATATCATTTATAATACGCTGCAAAAAGATAGCTCGAACTCGGACAAAGAAGCCGTTGAGCAAATTTACCGCCAGCTACGTAATGCAGAGGCACCTGACGAGCAAACAGCGAGAGACGTAATTCAAAGCTTGTTCTTCAGTGATAAGCGTTATGACCTTGGTGATGTTGGCCGTTACAGGATCAACAAGAAATTAGGTTCTGATACTAGTCTGGACGTTCGCGTTTTGACAACAGGAGATATTGTTTCGATCGTGAAATATCTGATCGGTCTGATCAATGCGAAAGCAGTAGTCGATGATATTGATCACTTGTCAAACCGTCGTGTTCGTACCGTTGGAGAGCAGCTTTATGCGCAGTTTGGTGTAGGTCTTGCCCGTATGGCGCGTACTATCAAAGAGCGTATGAATGTTCGTGACAACGAAGATTTCAAGCCTGTTGATTTGATCAATGCGCGTACGCTTTCTTCTGTTATCAACTCATTCTTTGGTACAAACCAGTTGTCACAGTTCATGGATCAAACCAATCCATTGGCTGAGATTACGCACAAGCGTCGTATGTCCGCACTTGGGCCTGGTGGTCTTTCTCGTGAAAGAGCAGGTTTCGAGGTTCGTGACGTTCACTACACGCACTATGGTCGTCTTTGTACCATTGAAACTCCGGAAGGACCAAACATCGGTTTGATTTCATCACTTTGTGTATTTGCCAAAGTAAATGGAATGGGCTTTATCGAAACACCATACCGTGTTATCGATGGCGCCGGAAAGCTGACGAATGAGCTTATATATATGACTGCCGAGGAAGAGGATTCCAAATACATTGCACAAGCTAATGCTTCTGTGGATGATAAAGGAAACTTTACGGTAGAAAAAATCAAGACACGTTTTGAAGGTGACTTCCCGATGGTGGATCCTTCACAAGCGTCATTTATGGACGTTGCTGCCAACCAGATCGTATCTGTTGCGGCATCTCTTATTCCATTCCTTGAGCATGATGATGCTAACCGTGCATTGATGGGATCTAACATGCAGCGTCAAGGTGTTCCATTGTTGCGCCCACAAGCGCCAATCGTTGGAACTGGCCTTGAAAAGCGTGTTGCGATGGATTCACGTGCATTGGTAGTTGCTGAGGGAGACGGCGTAATCGAATTTGTTGATGCTAAGAAAATTGTTGTTAAGTATGACAGAACAGATGACGAACGTCTGGTAAGTTTTATTGAGGACAGTGTTTCTTACGATCTTGTTAAATTCCGCCGTACCAACCAGGATACTTGCCTTAACCTTCAACCAATGGTCCTTAAAGGGCAGAAGGTGAAGAAAGGGGAGGCACTTTGCCAGGGTTATGGAACAGAAGGTGGCGAACTTGCACTAGGCCGTAACCTGTTGGTTGCGTTCATGCCTTGGCAGGGATACAACTTTGAGGATGCGATTGTAATTTCTGAAAAAGTAGTTCGCGACGATATTTTCACTTCGATTCACATTGAAGAATTCGAATTGGAAGTTCGTGATACAAAACGTGGAGAAGAAGAACTTACAGCTGAAATTCCAAACGTAAGCGAGGAAACTGTTAAAAATCTGGACGAAAATGGTATTGTTCAGGTTGGTACAGAAGTAAAAGAAGGAGATATATTAATCGGTAAGATTACTCCAAAAGGAGAATCAGATCCAACTCCTGAAGAAAAACTACTTCGTGCGATCTTTGGTGATAAAGCCGGTGATGTGAAGGATGCTTCTAAAAAAGCGCCTCCATCCATGAAAGGTGTGGTTATCGATACCAAACTTTTCTCCCGTCCTACCAAAGAAGAGCGTGCTAAACATAAAGATGAGCTTCGTCTGTTAATGAAAAAATACAGCCGCGAGCTGACCGCACTTCGTGGTCGTATCATTGACAAACTGGTTGCCCTTGTTGATGGGAAAACTAGCCAGGGAGTCAAGCACAAGTTCGGTGATGAGTTGATCAGCAAAGGAATGAAGTTCAATGTGAGAAATATCTCAGAAAACTTGTTCCCAGCCAACAACCCATACCGTGACGAAAGCCAGTATGCAGTTGTTGAGGAGGTTAACCTTATCGGCGACGTTTTGACTGACTCTTGGACAGAGGATAGCGAGACAAACAGCCAGGTTTCATTGGTTCTGAAAAACTACCTGAATGCACGTAGCGAATTGATGGGCCGTTTCAAACGTGACCGTTTCGCTCTTGAAGTAGGTGATGAACTTCCTGCTGGAATCGTGAAATTAGCGAAAGTATACATCGCCAAGAAACGTAAGCTGAAAGTTGGAGATAAAATGGCGGGTCGTCACGGTAACAAAGGGGTAGTTGCCCGTATCGTTCGTGATGAAGATATGCCATTCCTGGAAGACGGGACACCAATGGACATCGTGTTGAACCCACTTGGGGTACCTTCACGTATGAACATTGGTCAGATATATGAAACCATTCTTGCATGGGCAGGTTTGAAACTCGGTCGCCGCTATGCTACTCCCATCTTCGATGGAGCTACGGAAGCAGAAGTAGCAGCAGAGCTAAAAGAAGCCGGATTGCCCGATTGGGGACGTACATATCTTTACAATGGATTGAGCGGAGATCGTTTCGATCAGCCGATCACAGTTGGATTGATGTACATGATGAAGCTGGGCCACTTGGTTGACGATAAGATGCACGCGCGCTCTATCGGGCCGTACTCGCTTATTACGCAGCAACCATTGGGTGGTAAAGCACAGTTCGGAGGTCAGCGTTTTGGAGAAATGGAAGTGTGGGCACTTGAAGCATTCGGTGCATCTCACATTTTGCAAGAAATCCTGACGGTTAAATCCGATGACGTTGTTGGCCGTGCCAAAGCATACGAAGCAATCGTGAAAGGTGAAAACCTTCCGAAACCAAATATTCCGGAGTCATTCAACGTACTTGTGCACGAACTTCGTGGACTAGCATTGGAAATTACGCTGGACTAA